A portion of the Candida dubliniensis CD36 chromosome R, complete sequence genome contains these proteins:
- a CDS encoding dual specificity phosphatase (phosphoserine/threonine and phosphotyrosine phosphatase), putative (Similar to S. cerevisiae YVH1) — translation MSVTRILGGLYLSSIDPILKEIDLKTEYGISHIVSVVPGAMKESYSSDYEWKQIEITDEETTNVIQYFPESYNFIDSGLFKNSNNKKHQGCVLVHCSQGISRSATFIIAFLMQKYHLSIDQALHAVRRKCPDAEPNPGFMNQLRLYREMEFKIDETNQKYNELLKNNALKADPTGRGLRNMIMDKSESPKEVKEEQAYELRCKRCRQILAGSAHIEDHDIPESDSRQASFIKTAPNSRRIISIERASSDCSHYFFKEPVKWMKQELDKSDMEGKFQCPKCSSKVGGYSWRGSRCSCGKWMVPAIHLQEAKVDYIKKENYSS, via the coding sequence ATGCTGGTAACAAGAATTTTAGGAGGACTATATTTGTCTTCGATTGATCCCATTCTCAaggaaattgatttgaaaaccGAATATGGTATAAGTCATATAGTTTCTGTTGTTCCTGGGGCCATGAAGGAATCTTATTCTTCAGATTATGAATGGAAACAGATTGAAATAACAGATGAAGAAACTACAAATGTCATTCAGTACTTTCCAGAGAGTTACAATTTTATTGACTCTggtttatttaaaaattcaaacaataaaaaacatCAAGGTTGCGTACTAGTACATTGCTCGCAGGGTATTTCTAGGTCAGCTACATTTATAATAGCCTTCTTGATGCAAAAATATCATTTGAGTATAGACCAGGCTCTACATGCAGTAAGAAGAAAGTGTCCTGATGCTGAACCAAATCCTGGGTTCATGAATCAGTTAAGATTATATAGGGAAATGGAGTTTAAGATAGACGAAACTAACCAGAAATACAATGAGCTTTTGAAGAACAACGCTTTGAAAGCTGATCCAACAGGACGGGGCCTAAGAAACATGATAATGGACAAGAGTGAGTCGCCTAAGGAAGTAAAAGAAGAGCAAGCATACGAACTTCGTTGTAAGAGATGTCGACAAATACTAGCTGGCAGTGCCCATATTGAAGATCATGATATCCCTGAGTCAGACTCCCGTCAAGCAAGCTTTATCAAGACAGCCCCTAATTCCAGAAGAATAATTTCTATTGAGCGGGCAAGTCTGGATTGCTCTCACTACTTTTTCAAGGAACCAGTGAAGTGGatgaaacaagaattaGATAAGTCTGACATGGAAGGGAAGTTTCAATGCCCTAAATGTTCCTCCAAGGTTGGGGGCTACAGTTGGAGAGGTTCCAGATGCTCGTGTGGAAAGTGGATGGTTCCAGCTATTCATTTGCAGGAAGCAAAAGTGGATtatataaagaaagaaaactaCTCTTCGTAA
- a CDS encoding proton-coupled fructose symporter, putative (spliced gene): MSSVSSEKNSGLFGKDVYDETKENKPKYEHDEGLEFGSDFDFDGEFEKYAAMGAAEKQSGAWMTNFKNLEFPLGVSPSTLVTTLGIFAAFCGILSGVDQSLISGASIGMDKSLHFNSHENSLVSSLMPLGAVAGSILLTPLQKFGRKKALMASCILYTIGAILCAAAPIPKELADGTFNNHRSRDVMYAGRFILGIGVGIEGGGVGVYISESVPSSKRGSLVSLYQLSIALGEVLGYAIAAIFYEVHGGWRFMVGSSLVFSTIVLIGLFFLPESPRYLVFKGKFGEAFNVFARLRDLGDRHSKIEFVQMVQAAEAERELRLTQNKSKVWFELVTVPRNRRALVYGVVMITLGQLTGINAVMYYLSTLMSRIGFSTKNSVFMSLVGGGSLLLGTIPAILYMDKFGRRVWGYNLVGFFIGLVLVGVGYSIDIETNLAAAEGVYLTGLILYMGFFGSYACLTWVVPAESFSLGTRSQGMTICSALLYLWAFTVTYNFNRMKEAMTYTGLTIGFYGGIAFLGFFYQVLFMPETKGKTLEEIDEIFEKPSRQLIKENLSGLKRFWGR; the protein is encoded by the exons ATGCTGTCCGTTTCACTGGAAAAGAATTCTGGCTTGTTTGGAAAGGATGTCTATGACGagacaaaagaaaacaagcCCAAATACGAGCACGACGAAGGGTTGGAGTTTGGGTCAGACTTTGACTTTGATGGCGAGTTTGAAAAGTATGCTGCCATGGGTGCTGCCGAAAAGCAGTCGGGCGCTTGGATGaccaattttaaaaacCTCGAATTCCCTCTTGGGGTATCTCCGTCGACGTTGGTCACGACGTTGGGTATATTTGCTGCCTTCTGTGGTATTCTTTCTGGTGTCGACCAGTCGTTGATCTCGGGTGCTTCCATCGGTATGGACAAGTCGTTGCACTTTAACAGCCACGAAAACTCGTTGGTATCGTCGCTCATGCCGTTGGGCGCAGTTGCTGGTTCTATTCTCCTCACCCCGTTGCAGAAGTTTGGGCGTAAGAAGGCGCTCATGGCATCCTGTATCTTATACAC TATTGGTGCAATTTTGTGTGCAGCCGCACCCATCCCGAAAGAATTGGCTGATGGCACCTTCAACAACCATAGGTCCAGGGACGTCATGTACGCCGGAAGATTTATTTTGGGAATTGGTGTGGGCATTGaaggtggtggtgttggtgtGTACATCAGTGAGTCGGTACCCAGTAGCAAGCGTGGGAGTCTTGTTTCGCTTTACCAACTCAGTATTGCCCTTGGGGAGGTGTTGGGGTATGCCATTGCTGCTATTTTCTACGAGGTGCATGGAGGGTGGCGTTTCATGGTTGGCTCCTCGTTGGTGTTCTCCACCATTGTGTTGATTGgtcttttcttcttgcCAGAGTCGCCGCGTTACTTGGTGTTCAAGGGGAAGTTTGGCGAAGCATTCAATGTGTTTGCGCGGTTGAGAGACTTGGGCGACAGACACAGCAAGATCGAGTTTGTCCAGATGGTCCAGGCTGCGGAGGCAGAAAGAGAGTTGCGTCTCACACAGAACAAGAGCAAGGTGTGGTTTGAGTTGGTCACCGTCCCCAGAAACCGCCGTGCCTTGGTGTACGGTGTTGTGATGATCACCTTGGGTCAGTTGACCGGTATCAATGCTGTAATGTACTACTTGTCGACGTTGATGAGCAGAATCGGGTTTTCCACAAAGAACTCAGTGTTCATGTCCTTGGTAGGTGGCGGGTCGTTGCTTCTTGGTACCATTCCGGCAATCTTGTACATGGACAAGTTTGGCCGTCGTGTGTGGGGGTATAACCTTGTTGGGTTCTTCATTGGGTTGGTGTTGGTTGGAGTTGGATACTCGATCGACATCGAAACAAACTTGGCTGCCGCTGAAGGGGTCTATCTCACTGGTCTTATTTTGTACATGGGCTTTTTCGGGTCGTATGCCTGTTTGACATGGGTTGTGCCAGCCGAATCGTTTTCGCTTGGGACTAGATCTCAGGGTATGACCATTTGCTCGGCGTTGTTGTATTTGTGGGCGTTCACTGTCACATACAATTTCAACAGAATGAAGGAGGCCATGACGTACACGGGGTTGACGATTGGGTTCTACGGTGGTATTGCGTTCCTTGGTTTCTTCTACCAGGTGTTGTTCATGCCAGAGACCAAGGGTAAGACTTTGGAAGAAATCGACGAgatatttgaaaaaccATCGAGACAGCTTATCAAGGAGAATCTTCTGGGCTTGAAGAGATTCTGGGGTCGTTAA
- a CDS encoding V-type ATPase assembly factor, putative (Similar to S. cerevisiae PKR1), which translates to MSFFVELWESVFTPGTTPALITATHVSFILLIISLLVLIFLTKSIHFINLLVIAVLLYASVFWFINELQQVKLKSNDELSKKESENHSKAGKLSADATESSKTTATPEDIKPKKRKV; encoded by the coding sequence ATGtcattttttgttgaattatgGGAATCTGTTTTCACGCCAGGTACTACGCCCGCATTAATTACAGCCACACATGTCTCCTTCATCTTGTTGATAATATCGTTGTTGgtattaatttttcttaCAAAATCTAtacattttattaatttattggtCATAGCGGTGTTATTATATGCGTCAGTGTTTTGGTTTATCAATGAATTGCAGCAagtgaaattgaaaagtaATGACGAATTGTCTAAAAAAGAACTGGAGAATCACAGTAAAGCGGGGAAATTGTCAGCAGATGCCACTGAATCCTCCAAAACCACAGCAACCCCGGAAGACATTAAGCCTAAAAAGAGAAAGGTATAA
- a CDS encoding histidine triad (HIT) family nucleotide-binding protein, putative (Similar to S. cerevisiae HNT3;~similar to Aprataxin, a Hint related protein that is mutated in individuals with ataxia with oculomotor apraxia) translates to MSFRDAFQQYIDHPEKHDIVVFYDENVIIIKDIFPKSTRHLLVIPRNRQVSRTHPLDAFCTDYPEFSGDKLYKMVSEYVEKAKDLIVDELLHYSDVKDKSQLSEFRNTFINAGVHSIPSLNNLHVHVITQDFHSPKMKNKKHYNSFTTKFFVPFEELNPELNEGYCSRRTSQPFLETGSVQRNTQYIVHERSKEAMDKLIKTSPFKCTSCSKTFGNSMVKLKAHLHDEYIRRYASFIDPNILIPNGVSAQCTN, encoded by the coding sequence ATGAGCTTCAGAGATGCATTTCAACAATACATAGACCACCCTGAAAAACACGACATTGTTGTCTTCTACGACGAGAATGTGATTATTATCAAAGATATATTCCCCAAATCGACCAGACACTTGCTAGTCATTCCCCGAAACCGCCAGGTAAGCAGAACCCATCCGCTAGATGCATTCTGCACAGACTATCCAGAATTCTCCGGAGACAAGCTCTACAAAATGGTGCTGGAATATGTTGAGAAAGCAAAGGATCTTATCGTTGATGAATTGCTACATTACTCTGATGTGAAGGACAAGTCCCAACTTCTGGAGTTCAGAAACACGTTCATCAACGCCGGGGTCCACAGCATACCTTCCTTGAATAACCTACACGTCCATGTGATCACCCAAGATTTTCATTCTCCgaaaatgaagaataaGAAACACTACAATTCATTTACCACAAAGTTCTTTGTCCCCTTTGAGGAGTTAAATCCTGAGTTGAACGAGGGCTACTGTAGTCGCCGCACTTCCCAGCCTTTCTTAGAAACAGGGCTGGTCCAGAGAAACACCCAATACATTGTCCACGAACGCTCCAAGGAAGCTATGGATAAGCTTATCAAAACATCCCCTTTCAAATGCACGTCGTGTTCCAAAACATTTGGTAACCTGATGGTCAAGTTAAAGGCCCATTTACATGACGAGTATATCAGGAGGTATGCAAGTTTCATTGATCCCAACATTTTAATTCCAAACGGGGTTTCTGCACAATGTACAAATTAG
- the NOT4 gene encoding general negative regulator of transcription subunit, putative (spliced gene) yields MIQADDTFISDDEEEYCPLCVEEMDISDKNFKPCPCGYQICQFCYNNIRQNPELNGRCPGCRRLYDDESVEYKTVSAEEYKLMQLKKEKRDREKKQKEKEKKEMEMVNKKHLAGLRVVQKNLVYVTGLNPPCNPDDLHSVLRSDKYFGQYGKISKIVINKKTPTTQTSTHHHQNPGLVVYVTFTRKEDALKCITELDGSLCDGRVLRAAHGTTKYCSSYLRGQPCPNPNCMFLHEPGEEADSYTRKDLSTQQGIKMGMTARSHTTSFGEESSSSGQTNHTVSDDDHHEVHKEHLPSTAHWAAPGTTSGSNSPLVNNNIPLANSAAFPTLGEIARDQKQQQKKEIKPRSKTTKANNALVPDELDSGDNSVFKFVETTTEQLRGLEDIRNIRFKGCENGKVLPLFSFKGNFSNDTQLEDEKVIAREVIERFLLRPIKNYHLAYQNHPITQQQAILQRQQQQQQQQQQQQQQQTPALQVAQLQQNKNDEQQKQAQQQLLLLQLQHQQQLQQQQQRQLQQQQQQHQPHQLNILKTSDRVNTSTPPPPGLFAGKDVATSSDMPNTGSALPSSSSQLLTQLMSGKR; encoded by the exons ATGATTCAAGCCGACGATACTTTCATcagtgatgatgaagaagaatacTG CCCATTATGTGTGGAAGAAATGGATATTTCTGACAAAAATTTCAAGCCTTGTCCATGTGGATATCAGATTTGTCAATTTTGTTATAATAACATCAGACAGAATCCGGAATTGAATGGAAGATGTCCAGGTTGCAGAAGACTATACGATGATGAAAGTGTAGAATATAAGACAGTAAGTGCAGAGGAGTACAAATTAATgcaattgaaaaaggaGAAACGTGACCGTGAAAAGAAGCagaaggaaaaggaaaagaaagagatgGAGATGGTCAACAAGAAGCATTTGGCAGGATTGAGAGTAGTTCAAAAAAACTTGGTCTATGTGACAGGATTGAACCCCCCTTGTAATCCCGATGATTTACACTCAGTTTTACGATCAGACAAATATTTTGGACAATATGGTAAAATCTCTAAGATTGTCATAAATAAGAAAACTCCCACAACGCAAACATCAactcatcatcaccaaaatCCCGGATTGGTGGTTTATGTGACTTTTACCAGAAAGGAGGATGCCTTGAAATGTATTACAGAATTGGATGGGTCGTTATGCGATGGAAGAGTTTTGCGTGCTGCTCATGGTACAACTAAATATTGCTCATCATATTTAAGAGGCCAACCTTGtccaaatccaaattgtATGTTTTTACATGAACCTGGTGAAGAAGCCGATTCATATACCCGAAAAGACTTGTCTACACAACAAGGTATCAAGATGGGAATGACAGCAAGAAGTCATACAACCTCATTTGGTGAAGAATCTAGTAGTAGTGGCCAAACTAACCACACTGTTTCTGATGATGACCACCACGAAGTCCACAAAGAACATTTGCCATCCACAGCTCATTGGGCAGCTCCTGGAACCACTTCTGGAAGCAATTCTCCTTTggtcaataataatattccaTTGGCAAATTCAGCAGCATTCCCTACATTAGGTGAGATCGCTCGTGATcaaaagcaacaacagaagaaagaaattaagCCTCGTTCAAAGACTACAAAAGCTAACAACGCTTTGGTTCCTGATGAATTGGATTCAGGTGATAATTCAGTATTCAAGTTTGTCGAAACAACTACTGAACAATTAAGGGGTTTGGAAGATATAAGAAACATACGCTTCAAGGGTTGCGAAAACGGGAAAGTATTGCCTTTATTTTCCTTTAAAGGTAACTTCCTGAATGACACTCAACTTGAAGACGAAAAAGTCATAGCACGTGAAGTAATTGAGAGATTTCTTTTGAGACCTATAAAGAACTACCATTTAGCATATCAAAACCACCCAATTACGCAACAGCAAGCCATATTGCAACgccaacaacaacagcaacagcagcagcagcagcagcagcagcagcaaaCGCCAGCATTACAGGTAGCTCAAttacaacaaaacaaaaatgacGAGCAGCAGAAACAGGCACAACAACAGCTTTTGCTACTCCAATtgcaacatcaacaacaactccagcaacagcaacaacgacaacttcaacagcaacagcaacaacatcaGCCacatcaattgaatatattgaaaacttCGGATAGAGTAAACACCTCAACTCCACCTCCTCCTGGTTTGTTTGCTGGAAAAGATGTTGCCACTTCCTCAGATATGCCAAATACCGGATCAGCTTTACCTTCGTCTAGTTCGCAATTGTTAACTCAGTTGATGAGTGGGAAAAGATAA